Genomic window (Streptomyces cadmiisoli):
GTCGATCTCCACCGGACGCAGACGGCGAGCCATGCGGAACCCCCTGTACGGCGGGCGGGAACAGGGCAGCCCACCCTAGCTGGCTGCCCGTCAGGTGTCTGCGCCGCGGACGCCCCTAGAGGTCGTCCGCGTCCTCCTCCTCGCCCGCGACCACCAGGTGCCGCAGGTGCTCCGAGACCTCCGCGCGGGCCTCGGCGGGCAGTCCCGCGTCGGTGACCAGCGTGTCCACCTGGTCCAGCGCGGCGAACGAACTCAGGCCCACCGTGCCCCACTTGGTGTGGTCGGCGACCACCACGACCCGCCGCGCCGACTGCACCAGACGCCGGTTGGTCTCCGCCTCGGCGAGGTTCGGCGTCGACAGCCCGGCCTCCGTCGATATGCCGTGCACGCCGAGGAACAGCACATCGAAGTGGAGCGCCGCGATCGCCTGGTCGGCCACCGGGCCCACCAGCGAGTCGGACGGCGTGCGCACCCCGCCCGTCAGCACCACCGTGGCCGAGCCCTGGCGCTGTCCGGAGGAACGCTGCGCGGCGTGGAACACGTCCGCCACCCGCACCGAGTTGGTGACCACCGTCAGGTCGGGCACCTCGACCAGATGCTGCGCCAGCGCGTACGTGGTCGTGCCGCCCGACAGGGCGATCGCGGAGCCGGGCGCGACCAACTGCGCCGCGGCCCTGGCGATGTCCTCCTTGGCGCTGAGCTCCAGACCCGACTTGGCCTCGAAGCCCGGCTCGTGCGTGCTCGCCTCCACCACCGGGACGGCACCGCCGTGAACCTTCTCCAGAACACCCTGGCGGGCCAGCGCGTCGAGATCGCGGCGGACCGTCATGTCCGACACGCCGAGCTTGCGGGTCAGCTCGTTGACACGGACACCACCGCGACGCCGCACCTCTTCCAGGATCAAGGCGCGGCGCTGCTCCGCGAGGAGGTTCTGATTCTCACTCACGTACGCTCCGGTCCTTTCCTCAAGCCCGTCGACATGCTCTCGCACCCGCTCCGACAAGGACGTTCCCGCGGCCCCGGTGCGTCGGCGTCCCATATTCGCACGGGTCGCCCCGCGTCGCGCCACCGGTTGCCCGACGCGAACATGTCACTTGCGTCTCATCCTTTGTCTCGACTGTCACACAGATCGGGGAGATTCGGTGACGAAGGGTGTGCGACCCGGCGTCCGGCCGAGATCCTGGAGTCCGCACCGACAGACACCGTCGGCAGGTCACGGGGGAAGTGCAACAAGTGCAACGAGCGGAACGCGCGCAGGGACGTCCGGGGAGCGAGGGGGCCGACGGTCCCGCCGAGCGGTCCGGGGACACCGGGTCGGCCCTGGAACTGCTGGTGCACGGGGTGGGTGGCGCCACGCCCGAGCGCATGCTGGACGACCCGCACACCGTGCGGGTCTCCGGCGACGACACTGCCGCCGTCTTCCGGCGCGCGGTCGACGCCGAGGCGGACTCCGGCAGCGGCTTTGCCGCGCCGGCCGGACGGGACGGCGTCCGCGACGGGCGGCCGGTGCCCGAGGCGTACGTCTGGTGCAACCTCACCTCCGGCAACGGCGCCCGGGCCCTGTGGCTGCTCCTCCTGCCGTTCATGGTGGTCAACCTCGCCCACTGGATGCGCCCGACCGCGCGGGGCCGGGCCCGGACCGTGCGGCTGTACGGACTGCTGGTCCGCCTTCTCGGACTGACGCTCACGGTGCTCCTCGTCGCGGCCGCCTGCGAGGTCGCGCTCGATCTGACGGCCTGGCAGTGCGCGGGCACCCGCGCGTGCGCCGAACGGCACACCTGGCTGGGCTTCCTGTCACCCGCGCAGTCCGACGCCGGCTGGTGGAGCGCGCCGGGCCGCAGGCTCGCCCTGGCGTCCCTGCCGCCCGCCGCCCTGGTCGGCCTGCTGTGGTACCTGTCCCGCCGGACCTGGGCCGCGTACGAGTCGGAGCAGCCGCTGTCCCGCGCGTCCGACGCCGACGAGGACACCGACCAGGGCTCACTGGGCCGCCCCGGCTTCTGGTACGGGCGGCGTCTGGTCGCCCGGCTGCGGGGGGCGCACACCGCGGCCGGTCTGCTCACGGTGGCCGCCGCGGTGGCCGGCGCCGCCGCCCGCCACGACCGGGAGCCGGGCGGGCCGGCCGTCCTGGAGACGCTGGGCGTGCTGCTCCAGGCGGCCCTCGTGCTCTGCGCGGCGGTCGTGGTGTGGGCGGTGTGCCGGCGGGGCCGCAGCGAGCAGCACCTGGACCGGGGACTCGACGCGCATCTCGTACGGCACCTTCCGCTCGCCGCCCTCGGCCTGTTCGTCCTCACCCTGGTGCACGCCGGCTGGGCACGCACGGGGTGGGAGTCGGGCGGCCGGCTGCCGGGCGACGCGGCCTTCAGCGGCGTCGCGCTCGTCCAGGGCCTGCTGGTGATCGTCCTCGGTGTGGTCGCCCACCTGCTGCACCGCACCGACCCCGACCCGCGGGCCGCGATGCGCGGCCTGGCCGGGCCCGCCGTCGCGATGCTGGCCTGTGCCCTCGGCGCCGTCATGTCGGGCGGCGTCTCCCAACGGGTCGCCGACTGGCTGGACGGCACCCGGGCGTCCATCCCGGGCGCTCCGGTCCTGCTGACCTGGCAGGCCTCCGTGATTCCCCCGTTGCTGCTCGTCCTGCTCGCGCTGTGCGGCTGGCACGCGTGGCGCACGCTGGTGCTGGCCCGCGCCGAGCGCACCGTCGTGGAGGACGCCTACCCGGACGAGCGCCGCGACCCCGAACGCACCCGCCGGATCGCCCGTACCCGTGCCATGGCCACCCTGACCGACCGCGCACCCCTCTTCGTGGCGGTCGTCTCCGCCGTCAGTCTTCTGCTGGGCACCGCGGCGCTGGTCGGGGCCCTCCGCACGGGGCAGACCCCGAGCGGGGCCGCCGAGAGCACGCACCCCTTCCTGCACGGCGCCGCGCAGACCGCCCAGGCCCTCGGCTCCTGGCTGATCGGACTCGGCTTCATACTGTTCGTCACCTCGGGCCGGCGGGCCTACAAGAACGCCTCCGCACGGCGCACCATCGGCATCCTCTGGGACGTCGGCACCTTCTGGCCGCGCGCCGCGCATCCCTTCGCCCCGCCCTGCTACGCGGAGCGCGCGGTGCCCGACCTGACGTGGCGGATCACCTCCTGGACACGCACCACCGGCGGACGCCTGGTGATCTCCGGCCACTCCCAGGGCAGCGTCCTGGCGGCCGCGGCTGCCTGGCAGCTGACCCCGGCCGTCCGCAAACGGGTCGCCCTGCTGACGTACGGCTCACCGCTGGAGCGGCTGTACGGCCGCTGGTTCCCCGCACACTTCGGCCCGGCCGCGCTCGCCGCGCTGCACCGCGAGGTGGTCTGCTGGACCAACCTGTACCGGCTCACCGACCCCATCGGCGGCCCCGTACGGCTGACCGGCGGCCCCGAACCGGCCGTAGACCGCGAGGAGTTGCGGGACCCGCCGGCCCACGGCCGCACCGACCGCCACCCGCTGCCCGCACCCGTCCTCGGCCACTCCGACTACCAGGCCGACCCGGCGTTCGCCGAGGAACGCGCCCGACTGCTGGCCCGGCTGCGCCCCGACGTGCCGGCCCAGCGCCCGGACACGGCCTAGCAGCGGGCGCCGCCCGCGGTGGTCGGTCACAGGAGTTCGGGCAGGTCCTGCGCGTACAGCAGGGTCAGGTCGTCCGTGCTCGGCTCGTCGAGCTGGGCGACCCGGCTCGCGTGGGCCTCCACCATCGCCTCGAAGGTCTGCCGCGCGGTGCGGCCGTTGCCGAAGGCGGGGCCCTTCGGGAGGGTCGTGAAGTACTCCAGCAGGGCCTCGGCGGTACCCGGCGCGAGGCGGTACTCGTGCTCCTCCGCCTGCTGCTCCACGATGCGCAGCAGTTCCTCCGGGCCGTAGTCGCTGAAGGTGATGGTGCGCGAGAAACGGGACGCCACACCGGGGTTGACCGACAGGAACCGTTCCATCTCGGCGGTGTAGCCCGCGACGATGACCACCACCGCGTCCCGCTGGTCCTCCATCAGCTTGACGAGCGTGTCGATGGCCTCCTTGCCGAAGTCACGCCCCGCGTCCTCGGGGGACAGGGCGTACGCCTCGTCGATGAACAGCACACCGCCACGGGCCCGTTCGAACGCCTCCTGGGTGCGGATGGCGGTGGAGCCGATGTGCTCGCCCACCAGGTCGACGCGGGACACCTCCACCAGATGGCCCTGGTCCAGCACCCCGAGCGAGGCGAGGATCTCGCCGTACAGCCGGGCGACCGTGGTCTTGCCCGTGCCGGGGGAGCCCGTGAACACCAGGTGGCGTTTGACCGACGCCGCCTTCAGACCCGCCTGCTGCCGGCGCCGGCCGACCTCGATCATGTCGGTGAGGGCCCGCACCTCCCGCTTGACGCTCTCCAGGCCCACCAGCGCGTCCAGTTCACCGAGCACGGCCTTCGAGGTCCGGGACGCCGGCGGTGCCGGCTGCGTCGCGGCCACGAAGGGTTCCTGCTCGGTGGTGCGCTGTCCCGGGATGGCACCGAGCAGCCCGGAGGGCTGACCGGCAGTCTGGACGGCCGGCTCCGGTGCCGCGGGCGCCCGCACACCGGCGCTCTCGTCGCTGGTGCAGTCCTCCACGACCGGACCCGTGCCGGAGTCGGCGCCGGATCCCGCGTCGGCGAACTCGAATCCGCCGCGCGCGCACCGCTCCGTGCGGCACTTGCGCAGCGTCGTACGACAGCCGTCTATCACATGGAAGCCGTAGCCGCCGCTGCCCCGCACCCGGCAGTTCAGGAAGGTGCCGCGACCGCCCGCCGACACGTAGAAGCCGGCCTCGCCGGGGGACTCGACCGTGCACCGCTCGATCGTCGGGTCGGCGCCCTTGGTGACGATGACTCCGGTCTGGGTGCCGTCCACCGTGCAGTTGTTGAGGGTGCCGCCGCTGCCGTGGTCGCGGAACCAGGCACCGGTCGCCGCGTCCCGGATGCGGCAGTCGTCGAGCTGCGCCGTCGCGCCGTCGCTGACCGACACCGCGGTGTTGCGCACCTGGGACAGGTCGCTGTCGACGACGTCCGCGCGCGAGCCGCGGTCGAGCACGAACAACGCGTCGGGTACGTCGTGCACCCGGCAGGAGTCGAGCACCGCGGTGGCGCCGTCGCTCACCCACACGGCCGGGTAGTCGCCGGTGCTGTCGAAGATCTCGCACTGGTTGGCGTCCACGCGCGTGCCGGGGTCCCACACCGACAGGCCGTTGCGGCCGAACTGCCGCACGGTGGTGCGGGTCAGCGTCAGGACGGAGCGGGAGCGCAGGTCGACCGCGTTCTCGGGGATGTCGTGGATGGAGCAGTCGGCGAGGGTCAGCACGGCGTCGGTGTCGAGGGTGACGCCGTCCCCGGTCGTACGGTGCACGTCGCAGTTCGTGAGGTGGGCGGTGGCCCGGCCGGTGATCTGCACACCGCTGCCGCGGACCTCGTACACCTCGCAACCCACGGCCTCCAGTGCGGAGTTCTCACCGGTCGCGGTCAGTCCGGAACCCGACGCGTGGTGCACCCGGCAGCGCTCCAGGCGCGGGTGGGCGCCGCCCCGCACCGCGACGCCGGCCTGTCCGGCCGCGACGACCTCGCAGTCCTCGAACACTCCGCCCCCGCCGTCGACGACGGCGATGCCGATGCCGGCCGGGTTGTCCACGGTGCACCGGCGCACGGTCGGCCGCGCGCCGCCGCGCACCTCTATCCCGGCCGCGGACCGCGTGACGACGCGCACGTCGGTCAGCTCGGGCGTGCCCTCCTCGACGAGCAGTGCGGGCGCCGCCGTGTCCTGCCCCTCCACGTGCAGGTCCTGCACCACCGCGGAGGCGCGCACGGTCAGCGGCACCCCGTCGACGGGCGCGATGCGCACGGAGCCGGGCGAGCCCTCGGGGCCGCGCAGGGTCACCGCCCGGTGGACGACGAGGTTCTCCCGGTAGGTTCCGGGGGCGATGGTGAGTACGTCACCGTCGGCCGCGGCCTCCAGAGCGGCGGCCAGAGATGCGTACTCACCCGTGCGGCGCCGCCACCGCGATGTACCGGTGTGCGTCACCTGGACCGTGCCCTGTGCCATGGCGTTGCTGTGCCCCCACCTCGTGGTACGCGGGTTGATGCCGATGCTTCGGCCGGTCCACCGTAGCGTGCGCGCGGACCCTGGGTTGACCGGAGCGGGAAGGCCGTCAACTGCCGGTGCCGGTCCTGCCCCAGTCCGGGCCCGCCCGGTCCCATGCCTGGTCCCAACGGGCGTACCGGCGAAGGACCATGCGCCGCACGACGAGCCGTCTCGCTCCCTCCACGACGCACGCGGCGAGCACGGTGGCACCGAACCCGGCGAGGACGGCGTGCGTCGTCGCCGTGGCGGGGTCCAGCGGGCGGGTCACCGGGCGGCCGTGGTCGTCGGTCCACATGGTGAAGCGGTCGCGGGGACCGGCGGTGTCGAGGTGAGCCAGGAGCCGGGCGCGGTGGTCGGTGCCGTCCGGCGCGGTCCAGTGGGCGAGCACACGGGTGCGGGTCTCCCGAGAGGTCGTCTCGGGGTCGATGTCCTGCGGTTCGGGATCCAGTTCCCGGATCACGGTGGCGGTCACCGGATGCCGGGACTCGCGCTGCTCCCGGACGGATCGCTGGAGAGCCTCCTGCGCGGAAAGACCGGCGAGGGTGCCGATCACCGGTGCGACGAGGAGGATCGCGAGCAGAGCGCCCAGGGCCAGCCAGGCCTCCACCAGGTCGGTCGTGCGGCGCAGCGGATTGTGCCGCCAGCGCCAGAGTCCGCGGATGGCTCGCACGTCCCCACCCCCCTTCCCGCTCCGTCATAACCCCCCGACGGAGCCGTCCACCTGGAAGCCGGTCGAAGAGAGAGCGAAATCACCTGTGCCCGGGGCCTCTCATGAACGGCTCACGCAGGGCTCAACGCGCGGGGCCGCGCCGGGGGTTCCCGTACGCGGCCGGACCGGGGCGGAACCGCTCATTCGAGGATCCGGACCGGGTCACCGACCCGGATCGTGCCGGTGGACCGGGGCACGAGGTTCTGTCCGAAGACCAGCTTGCCGCCGATGCGGCGGTGCCGTGCGAGGGTGTGCAGCGGC
Coding sequences:
- a CDS encoding DeoR/GlpR family DNA-binding transcription regulator → MSENQNLLAEQRRALILEEVRRRGGVRVNELTRKLGVSDMTVRRDLDALARQGVLEKVHGGAVPVVEASTHEPGFEAKSGLELSAKEDIARAAAQLVAPGSAIALSGGTTTYALAQHLVEVPDLTVVTNSVRVADVFHAAQRSSGQRQGSATVVLTGGVRTPSDSLVGPVADQAIAALHFDVLFLGVHGISTEAGLSTPNLAEAETNRRLVQSARRVVVVADHTKWGTVGLSSFAALDQVDTLVTDAGLPAEARAEVSEHLRHLVVAGEEEDADDL
- a CDS encoding right-handed parallel beta-helix repeat-containing protein, which gives rise to MAQGTVQVTHTGTSRWRRRTGEYASLAAALEAAADGDVLTIAPGTYRENLVVHRAVTLRGPEGSPGSVRIAPVDGVPLTVRASAVVQDLHVEGQDTAAPALLVEEGTPELTDVRVVTRSAAGIEVRGGARPTVRRCTVDNPAGIGIAVVDGGGGVFEDCEVVAAGQAGVAVRGGAHPRLERCRVHHASGSGLTATGENSALEAVGCEVYEVRGSGVQITGRATAHLTNCDVHRTTGDGVTLDTDAVLTLADCSIHDIPENAVDLRSRSVLTLTRTTVRQFGRNGLSVWDPGTRVDANQCEIFDSTGDYPAVWVSDGATAVLDSCRVHDVPDALFVLDRGSRADVVDSDLSQVRNTAVSVSDGATAQLDDCRIRDAATGAWFRDHGSGGTLNNCTVDGTQTGVIVTKGADPTIERCTVESPGEAGFYVSAGGRGTFLNCRVRGSGGYGFHVIDGCRTTLRKCRTERCARGGFEFADAGSGADSGTGPVVEDCTSDESAGVRAPAAPEPAVQTAGQPSGLLGAIPGQRTTEQEPFVAATQPAPPASRTSKAVLGELDALVGLESVKREVRALTDMIEVGRRRQQAGLKAASVKRHLVFTGSPGTGKTTVARLYGEILASLGVLDQGHLVEVSRVDLVGEHIGSTAIRTQEAFERARGGVLFIDEAYALSPEDAGRDFGKEAIDTLVKLMEDQRDAVVVIVAGYTAEMERFLSVNPGVASRFSRTITFSDYGPEELLRIVEQQAEEHEYRLAPGTAEALLEYFTTLPKGPAFGNGRTARQTFEAMVEAHASRVAQLDEPSTDDLTLLYAQDLPELL
- a CDS encoding Rv1733c family protein; this translates as MRAIRGLWRWRHNPLRRTTDLVEAWLALGALLAILLVAPVIGTLAGLSAQEALQRSVREQRESRHPVTATVIRELDPEPQDIDPETTSRETRTRVLAHWTAPDGTDHRARLLAHLDTAGPRDRFTMWTDDHGRPVTRPLDPATATTHAVLAGFGATVLAACVVEGARRLVVRRMVLRRYARWDQAWDRAGPDWGRTGTGS